A window of the Henckelia pumila isolate YLH828 chromosome 3, ASM3356847v2, whole genome shotgun sequence genome harbors these coding sequences:
- the LOC140888076 gene encoding uncharacterized protein codes for MRSVEWDTNFARVFRMNDSVLSSLRELCDKRFNSRDRDPAARVTLFRFDRLKYVIELAESALRFYNEQEQKNLYVKKFVQLNLLVTYYCLTFLAGSTESDESHLFRGFVDVLGGVNVVLCEFKDEDEIKSPVDNSGNSCLKRPRIDDYDASETAGGSVDGSFGAAVCRGGVDLFKGSKKMSTVEWDTDFAGLFPVDDSEFSYLRNMCDTYFNPRECHPGGGTTRFYCDGIENFNYLAGLALKFYNEKEKKNFYLKKVGKLNRFVVLSCLTFWACAPDCHESCLFRGVVDLLNGKKVLLCEIKGCKEITIPDDHAENCLLSCSRIPSCLANGSAGSSVDANSREVGLDDVYLGSVEV; via the exons ATGCGTTCAGTTGAATGGGATACTAATTTTGCAAGGGTTTTTCGAATGAATGACTCGGTGTTGTCATCACTACGTGAA CTGTGTGATAAACGTTTCAACTCACGTGATCGTGATCCAGCTGCAAGGGTCACACTTTTTCGTTTTGATAGGTTAAAATATGTCATAGAATTGGCGGAATCAGCCTTGAGATTCTACAACGAACAAGAA CAAAAGAATCTCTATGTCAAGAAATTTGTCCAGCTTAACTTATTGGTCACATATTATTGCTTGACATTTTTGGCTGGGTCTACTGAAAGTGATGAGAGCCATCTTTTTCGAGGTTTTGTTGATGTGCTGGGTGGGGTTAATGTAGTGCTTTGTGAGTTCAAG GATGAGGATGAAATTAAGAGTCCAGTTGATAATTCTGGAAATTCTTGTCTCAAACGTCCACG GATTGATGATTACGACGCTAGTGAAACTGCCGGTGGTTCGGTTGATGGCAGTTTTGGGGCAGCTGTTTGTCGTGGTGGTGTAGATCTGTTCAAA GGATCAAAGAAAATGAGTACAGTTGAATGGGATACTGATTTTGCAGGGTTATTTCCAGTGGATGATTCAGAGTTTTCATATCTGCGCAAT ATGTGTGATACATATTTCAACCCGCGTGAATGTCACCCAGGTGGAGGAACCACACGATTTTACTGCGATGGGATAGAAAATTTCAACTATTTGGCGGGGTTGGCCTTGAAATTCTACAACGAGAAAGAA AAAAAGAATTTCTATCTCAAGAAGGTTGGCAAGCTTAACAGGTTTGTTGTATTATCTTGCTTGACATTTTGGGCATGCGCTCCTGACTGTCATGAAAGCTGTCTTTTTCGAGGAGTTGTTGATTTGCTGAATGGGAAAAAAGTATTGCTTTGTGAGATCAAG ggTTGCAAAGAAATTACGATTCCCGATGATCATGCTGAAAATTGTCTTCTCAGCTGCTCACg GATTCCTTCTTGTCTCGCAAATGGCAGCGCTGGTAGTTCGGTTGATGCCAATTCTCGTGAAGTTGGTCTTGATGATGTGTATCTGGGCTCTGTGGAAGTTTGA